One Candidatus Neomarinimicrobiota bacterium DNA window includes the following coding sequences:
- a CDS encoding type I glyceraldehyde-3-phosphate dehydrogenase: MSPPLRIGLMGFGRIGRNLFRLGYDNPNFQFTAISDLGQPETLRYLLLRDSVHGPFDVEATVSDNYLKVGDQNVRLLPGGKPSEIPWDMMNLDVVIDSTGVTWSIEEVKAYRNHTKRTIITNPEVTSVDRIVVLGVNESEISPGDKIVSPSSSTTQVLALMLKILDDEFGIRNAMMATVHAYTSDQPLADNTRVRQRRSRSAVENIIPNETPSPRLVESMFPHLAGKVKGIAFNVPVPDGSCIDLTTEHDKMPSVDKVNGVMKTWSQGDLSHIVGYTEDPIVSSDVIGCGESMIFDAKATMIAAGNFLKTICWYDNGWGYSKRILELVEAYAGLGGDS; this comes from the coding sequence ATGAGTCCCCCTTTAAGAATCGGTCTCATGGGGTTCGGCCGCATTGGTCGCAATCTGTTTCGCCTCGGCTATGACAATCCCAACTTTCAGTTTACCGCCATCAGCGATCTGGGTCAGCCGGAAACACTCCGGTACCTGTTGCTCCGTGATTCCGTCCACGGCCCCTTTGATGTGGAAGCTACCGTCAGCGACAACTACCTTAAAGTAGGTGATCAAAACGTGAGGCTCCTCCCCGGGGGCAAACCTTCGGAGATCCCTTGGGATATGATGAACCTGGATGTGGTCATCGATTCTACCGGTGTCACTTGGTCAATCGAAGAGGTGAAGGCCTACCGCAATCACACAAAGCGAACCATCATTACAAACCCGGAAGTGACCTCTGTAGACCGCATTGTTGTGCTAGGGGTGAACGAATCTGAAATTTCTCCAGGTGACAAAATAGTATCGCCGTCTTCCTCTACTACTCAGGTCCTGGCACTCATGCTCAAGATTTTAGATGATGAGTTTGGTATCAGGAATGCCATGATGGCCACTGTGCATGCGTACACTTCAGATCAGCCCTTGGCTGACAATACGCGGGTTCGGCAACGCCGGAGTCGGTCAGCAGTGGAAAATATCATCCCCAACGAAACACCGTCACCCCGTTTGGTTGAATCCATGTTTCCTCATCTAGCTGGTAAAGTGAAAGGGATCGCATTCAATGTCCCCGTCCCTGACGGTTCTTGCATTGATCTTACCACGGAGCACGATAAAATGCCCTCTGTTGACAAGGTGAATGGGGTAATGAAAACCTGGTCTCAGGGTGATCTTTCCCATATTGTGGGCTATACGGAAGATCCCATCGTTTCCAGTGATGTCATCGGTTGCGGGGAGTCCATGATCTTTGATGCCAAGGCCACCATGATTGCCGCCGGAAACTTTTTGAAAACAATCTGTTGGTATGATAACGGGTGGGGTTATTCAAAACGCATTTTGGAGTTGGTAGAAGCCTACGCCGGTCTGGGAGGTGATAGTTGA
- a CDS encoding DUF885 domain-containing protein, with translation MKTIIGLFLTLSVTVAQSSADKQFEDLAKRYLDESPALGPVGATSLGDHRFDHLVNQVSSEARAERVAFNKKYIEELEIIPKGELSRAYQVDAALLDNRLRSGIWRIEELQEWSWNPLRYTGLAGGAIYSLMAREFAPVEERLINVAGRLEQFPRMYAQIRETIIPERVPKIHAETAVKQNKGVLSILDNLVVPQKNKLKKRYRKQLNKAIETARKENAKHQKWLEEEVLPKANGNFRIGPKLYDRKLAFTLQTPLTRQQILEKAESELVKTRSHMYDIAKSVYKGMHPYTEFPEVPTEVYQQAVIRAVLEEAYREIPDKDGIIDFARSSIRIAEDFVKEAEILTLPSDPVEIIIMPEFRRGVTLAYCDSPGPLETGLKTFYAVSPLPEEWTEKQVHSYLREYNQRSVHNLTIHEAMPGHFVQLAHSNRYPSTLRAVLSSGVFIEGWAVYVERVFLEEGFLDYDPLMQLIILKWYLRAIANAMIDQKIHAGDMSYDEAMELMIEDTFQEEREAAAKWIRAQLTSAQLSTYFVGFLEHYSLREEVQKRRGAKFVLKDYHDEELSFGSPPVQFVRALMLDELIPVIK, from the coding sequence ATGAAAACTATTATAGGACTATTTCTCACACTTTCAGTCACAGTTGCTCAGTCCTCTGCTGACAAGCAGTTTGAGGATCTTGCCAAGCGCTACCTTGATGAATCCCCCGCTTTGGGACCTGTGGGTGCCACATCCCTCGGTGACCACCGCTTTGACCATCTTGTGAATCAGGTGAGTAGTGAAGCACGGGCTGAAAGGGTTGCCTTCAATAAAAAATACATAGAGGAACTGGAGATTATTCCCAAGGGAGAACTCTCCCGCGCCTATCAGGTAGACGCGGCTCTTTTAGACAATCGGCTCCGGTCAGGGATATGGAGGATAGAAGAGTTACAGGAGTGGTCTTGGAATCCGCTCCGCTATACAGGCTTGGCCGGCGGAGCTATCTACAGCCTTATGGCACGGGAATTTGCACCTGTGGAGGAGCGTCTTATAAATGTGGCTGGCCGGCTGGAACAGTTCCCTCGGATGTATGCTCAGATCCGTGAAACTATCATTCCGGAAAGGGTCCCTAAAATCCATGCCGAAACGGCCGTTAAACAGAATAAGGGTGTTCTTTCCATATTGGATAACCTTGTTGTGCCACAAAAAAACAAACTGAAGAAACGATACAGGAAACAGCTCAATAAGGCTATAGAAACTGCCCGGAAGGAAAATGCCAAACATCAGAAATGGCTTGAGGAGGAGGTGTTGCCGAAAGCCAATGGCAACTTCCGCATCGGCCCCAAGCTGTATGATAGAAAACTGGCATTCACTCTTCAGACACCCCTCACTCGACAACAGATATTGGAAAAAGCCGAATCTGAGCTGGTGAAAACTCGGTCTCATATGTACGATATTGCAAAAAGCGTTTACAAGGGAATGCACCCCTATACCGAATTCCCCGAGGTTCCCACCGAAGTTTACCAGCAGGCCGTCATCCGGGCCGTCTTGGAGGAGGCATACCGAGAAATCCCTGACAAGGACGGCATCATTGATTTCGCCAGGTCCTCCATAAGAATTGCAGAAGACTTTGTAAAAGAAGCGGAGATACTTACTCTGCCTTCTGATCCAGTTGAAATTATTATCATGCCTGAGTTTCGTAGAGGGGTGACTCTGGCCTACTGTGATTCCCCTGGTCCATTGGAAACGGGACTCAAAACATTCTATGCCGTTTCACCTCTCCCGGAAGAATGGACGGAGAAACAGGTGCACTCCTATCTTCGGGAATACAATCAACGATCCGTTCATAATCTCACCATACATGAAGCCATGCCAGGCCATTTTGTTCAGCTGGCACATTCCAACAGGTATCCTTCAACCTTGCGGGCAGTTTTGTCTTCAGGCGTTTTTATTGAAGGGTGGGCGGTTTATGTGGAGCGTGTCTTTCTGGAAGAAGGATTCTTGGACTATGATCCGCTCATGCAACTCATCATTCTCAAATGGTACCTCAGGGCCATTGCCAATGCCATGATCGATCAGAAGATCCACGCTGGGGACATGAGCTATGATGAGGCCATGGAATTGATGATCGAGGACACCTTTCAGGAAGAAAGGGAAGCAGCTGCGAAGTGGATTCGCGCTCAACTAACCTCGGCACAGCTTTCGACATATTTTGTCGGTTTCTTGGAGCACTATTCACTAAGAGAGGAAGTTCAAAAGCGACGCGGTGCTAAATTTGTGTTGAAAGATTACCATGATGAAGAACTGTCATTCGGTTCACCTCCTGTCCAGTTCGTACGGGCACTAATGCTAGACGAGCTCATTCCGGTGATAAAATGA
- a CDS encoding alpha-hydroxy-acid oxidizing protein gives MLSLSRCNNINDLRSLAKRRLPRSMFHYIDGGADDEVTLRRNTDAFDDYEIQPRFLRPVDEIDTTVTLFGKKLDIPFFIAPTGMSRLFHHTKENAVARAAAKFGTAYSLSTLGTASLEEIAKETDGPKIFQIYILKDRELTREFVERCKAANYDVLCLTVDVPLAGNRERDKVTGMTMPPRFTMKSLFSFVTHLNWTFNLLLHPDFRLANVVHRVDALGKGAMGLIEYVNGQFDRTVTWDDAARLIQQWGGPFVIKGVLTAEDAKRAREIGATALMISNHGGRQMDGVPAAIDCLAPIRDAVGSDMELILDGGIRRGTHILKALALGADAVSIGKAYLYGLAAGGQKGVELALQILKDELERDMALMGCGTIQELSTEFVKHRYDRSIR, from the coding sequence ATGTTGTCCCTATCTCGTTGTAACAACATAAATGATCTCAGGTCTCTTGCAAAACGCCGTTTGCCACGGTCCATGTTTCACTACATTGATGGTGGAGCAGATGATGAGGTGACTCTCCGACGCAACACCGACGCCTTTGACGACTATGAGATTCAACCCCGCTTCCTCAGGCCGGTAGACGAAATTGACACAACTGTCACACTCTTCGGCAAAAAGCTCGATATCCCATTCTTCATTGCCCCTACCGGCATGTCGCGGCTTTTTCATCATACCAAGGAAAATGCTGTGGCTCGTGCCGCCGCCAAGTTTGGAACGGCGTACAGTCTGTCAACACTCGGAACTGCCAGTCTTGAGGAAATTGCTAAGGAGACGGATGGGCCGAAAATATTCCAGATATATATCCTGAAAGACAGGGAACTTACTCGGGAGTTTGTGGAGCGATGCAAAGCTGCTAACTATGACGTCCTTTGTCTTACTGTTGATGTTCCTCTCGCCGGGAACCGAGAAAGGGACAAAGTGACCGGCATGACCATGCCTCCACGGTTTACGATGAAGAGTCTTTTCAGTTTTGTTACACACTTGAACTGGACATTTAACTTATTGCTTCATCCCGATTTCCGTCTAGCAAATGTGGTCCATCGGGTGGACGCACTTGGCAAAGGTGCCATGGGCCTCATAGAATATGTGAATGGTCAGTTCGACAGGACAGTTACTTGGGACGATGCCGCCCGGCTCATTCAGCAGTGGGGCGGGCCTTTCGTTATTAAGGGGGTACTTACTGCTGAGGATGCAAAAAGGGCCCGGGAAATCGGCGCCACTGCGCTCATGATTTCCAACCATGGTGGCCGCCAGATGGACGGCGTCCCGGCAGCCATAGATTGTTTAGCACCCATAAGGGATGCTGTGGGAAGTGACATGGAACTGATTCTGGATGGCGGCATCCGCCGCGGGACTCATATCTTGAAAGCATTGGCATTGGGAGCAGATGCTGTTTCTATCGGTAAGGCCTATCTCTACGGACTTGCCGCCGGAGGGCAAAAAGGGGTAGAATTGGCACTTCAGATACTTAAAGATGAGCTGGAACGTGACATGGCACTCATGGGATGTGGAACTATTCAGGAATTATCTACAGAATTTGTAAAACACCGATACGATAGAAGCATCCGATGA
- a CDS encoding twin-arginine translocation signal domain-containing protein produces METDRRTFLKTATAGAAGIALGNPLVIGQRKQSVDSLYDQAIVIDSLSVGRQWGKVAYEAVKRSGYTGIQTSLHNRTWDGALSDISAWNDRISEHPDLFMKATAATHFRQAKKENKLAVMYGHQNTTMIENKMERLDVLHDMGTRCIQLTYNSRNLVGDGCTERTNSGLSDFGVDVVKRMNELGIIVDLSHCGKQTSYDGIQFSDPPACFTHTMCEAIYRNHPRAKTDNQIRTMADKGGVMGVAALGYFVGPDPGGQTTIETYLDHVDHVVKVGGIDHVALCTDFPVQGIKVWATKETWYEPRLKSFKPSYNVKWPPWIPDLDKPGRFRNVAHGLKKRGYSDDKIEKILGLNWLYYFDTVLRG; encoded by the coding sequence ATGGAAACTGATAGAAGAACATTTCTAAAAACTGCTACAGCTGGAGCAGCCGGCATCGCTTTGGGGAACCCCTTGGTCATAGGCCAGAGAAAGCAGTCAGTGGATTCGTTATATGATCAAGCCATTGTTATTGACTCCCTTTCGGTTGGACGTCAATGGGGCAAGGTGGCATACGAAGCAGTTAAACGATCCGGATATACCGGCATCCAGACAAGTCTACACAATCGTACATGGGATGGTGCTCTGAGTGATATTTCGGCTTGGAATGACCGGATCTCAGAACACCCCGACCTTTTTATGAAAGCTACTGCGGCTACCCATTTCCGCCAGGCAAAAAAGGAAAACAAACTGGCTGTAATGTATGGTCACCAGAATACAACAATGATTGAAAATAAAATGGAACGTCTGGATGTCCTTCACGACATGGGTACCCGTTGTATCCAACTTACTTATAATTCACGAAACTTGGTTGGCGATGGATGTACTGAACGAACCAACTCCGGTCTTTCCGATTTTGGGGTGGATGTTGTTAAACGCATGAATGAACTAGGTATTATTGTAGATCTTTCACACTGTGGAAAACAAACCTCATATGATGGCATACAGTTTTCCGACCCACCCGCATGCTTCACACATACTATGTGTGAAGCTATCTATAGGAACCATCCCAGGGCCAAAACAGATAACCAAATCCGGACGATGGCGGATAAAGGGGGCGTCATGGGAGTGGCGGCATTGGGGTATTTCGTTGGTCCCGACCCCGGTGGGCAAACCACCATTGAAACATATCTTGATCATGTGGACCATGTGGTGAAGGTTGGTGGCATTGACCACGTTGCTCTCTGTACTGATTTTCCCGTTCAGGGAATAAAAGTGTGGGCAACCAAAGAAACCTGGTACGAGCCAAGGCTCAAATCCTTCAAACCTTCCTACAACGTAAAGTGGCCTCCTTGGATACCTGATCTGGATAAACCTGGAAGATTCCGGAATGTGGCCCACGGTCTCAAAAAACGTGGCTATTCCGATGATAAAATAGAAAAAATACTTGGACTTAACTGGTTGTACTATTTTGATACCGTTTTGAGGGGTTAA